Proteins from a genomic interval of Rosa chinensis cultivar Old Blush chromosome 2, RchiOBHm-V2, whole genome shotgun sequence:
- the LOC112185170 gene encoding uncharacterized protein LOC112185170 isoform X4 — MAVAFKGFSIREYAAKMRTADVFKCCPFVDDNHDDKVMSKEQAESLLPPITVTKFKLWSHELDRIKSNLQPQQETILTLTNKESAEEIPTNDHQFPAVPERHEEVEVAEKAPGSFLCPVCKDFEGASVNAVHEHVDRCLVHTSREERRPVKRGGTAKAKSKAPKKRSIAEIFAVAPPMPTVDETNEDEVSENEEDEDQQLVVCTTTKLKAKKVKKRKKEKSVVLLEENNHFNKKINKKKNKENSCKLKQKTPVNFAKKLNKKVAIDISDAVTGRAKTPNVKYLSTQKRKVAQTSKFIPKQKKPMFTTRSILKNHVLCGQNTTFYRMEGDSQENTCGFQHSRRHVKFSGKDDILGPKKNEKSSFEHNFFSDTLASSSEKDQSADSDKEAAPIEVDRRENDVSVSTDNGIEACSKPGRKENPELLDHVGLPSFLRPHITSQEKAKHLAEKPVPASKVAATPDNNLHMFSQGYLTAAREPAYAGAPRLISALEDSCIKTQGITVSRAFGSSGKMIDHFVHPIHGVSALSSKENTGAFFEPSIRNFISNENVQGRIQFLSPSERDRISDHGLHYQSIRPPMDVVGGSYPLPQWKQRPVTFTERLLDDKFYGLPLNSHGELIQFSSRGGSGFDQLGKLNTVAGSSSSLPAYNQHFVEREVPRDNLNLFPMQNYVRENCSSHFPDRLGVTCFGSAQRPDVHQLDFGSRISHSFHPLHSDLNTFSISSTRCRQFNQVQNENIGIGGMIPKETSCPMSLNMNQPTMRLMGKDVAIGNSSRQIHGFEDGKLWMDKEIIAEHCPSSNALLNSSLKQNFHQNCYPPTTSAKLKETVSQSLGICSEQAPQSNLRMKAPEFRFPHPYQKWQSGSGFEHGSHTASRSPSSSLLHFSQSPNSPAMFNGEHNFCAPFISRTESLQSQLFGSQLPVLSTPQITYEHGILRPAETSCKQHPPHFRKSAFDFPFLNPECRENVQPSWFQNSSKAGLPPWLLHATLQQNPTITAPQVFPNTASKHLHHIMPRKNIFNAPSMHYSSEVSHSQVKRSPVPQTAVLPQHVQVIPDESPSSAMIDMSYRNRMNVKDRMKPKPFGIEDPYPCKRTKRLAVDSTNPPNIIDLEVQEKSRVVAGLSSSGDFIDEMQSNFRALDLESSQKQ; from the exons ATGGCTGTTGCGTTTAAAGGCTTCTCCATCCG GGAGTACGCGGCGAAGATGAGGACCGCGGACGTGTTCAAGTGCTGTCCCTTCGTCGACGACAATCATGATGATAAGGTTATGAGCAAAGAGCAAGCCGAGTCCTTGTTACCTCCGATCACTGTCACCAAGTTCAAGCTGTGGTCCCATGAGCTCGACCGCATCAAATCCAACCTTCAACCCCAACAGGAGACTATCCTCACCCTCACCAACAAAGAAAGCGCCGAAGAAATTCCAACCAACGATCATCAATTCCCTGCCGTGCCTGAACGACATGAGGAGGTTGAGGTGGCGGAGAAAGCACCGGGGTCGTTTCTTTGCCCGGTTTGCAAGGATTTCGAAGGGGCGAGTGTCAATGCCGTCCACGAGCATGTCGATAGGTGTCTTGTTCACACGTCTAGGGAGGAGCGGAGGCCGGTGAAGAGAGGAGGCACCGCCAAGGCGAAGTCCAAGGCCCCCAAGAAGAGATCCATCGCCGAGATTTTCGCTGTGGCGCCGCCGATGCCAACCGTTGATGAGACGAATGAAGATGAAGTTAGTGAGAACGAAGAAGACGAAGATCAACAGCTTGTTGTTTGTACTACTACAAAACTAAAGGCGAAGAAGgttaagaaaagaaagaaagagaagagtgtAGTACTCTTGGAAGAGAACAACCATTTCAACAAGAAGAttaacaagaagaaaaacaag GAAAATTCTTGCAAACTCAAACAGAAAACTCCAGTCAATTTTGCCAAAAAACTGAATAAGAAGGTTGCAATAGATATTTCTGATGCTGTGACTGGCCGTGCAAAGACACCAAATGTGAAATATTTATCTACACAGAAGAGAAAAGTAGCTCAAACATCCAAATTTATTCCTAAGCAGAAAAAGCCAATGTTTACCACTCGCAGTATTCTCAAGAATCATGTTCTTTGTGGGCAGAACACTACATTTTACAGAATGGAAGGTGATAGTCAAGAAAATACTTGTGGTTTTCAACATTCAAGAAGGCATGTCAAGTTTTCTGGCAAGGATGACATACTTGGtccaaaaaagaatgaaaaatctTCATTTGAGCATAACTTTTTTTCTGATACATTAGCTAGTTCATCAGAGAAGGATCAGTCTGCTGACAGTGATAAAGAAGCAGCCCCAATTGAGGTTGACAGAAGAGAAAACGACGTTTCTGTCAGCACAGATAATGGCATTGAGGCTTGCAGTAAACCTGGAAGGAAAGAAAATCCTGAACTTCTTGATCACGTTGGTTTACCAAGTTTTCTTAGGCCACATATAACTAGTCAAGAAAAAGCAAAGCATTTGGCAGAGAAACCTGTACCAGCAAGTAAAGTTGCTGCAACTCCAGATAATAATTTGCACATGTTCAGTCAAGGCTACCTGACCGCTGCACGTGAACCTGCATATGCTGGCGCTCCTAGGCTGATATCTGCTCTAGAAGATTCCTGCATAAAAACTCAAGGAATTACGGTTTCCAGAGCTTTTGGTTCCAGCGGCAAGATGATCGATCATTTTGTACATCCTATCCATGGAGTTTCTGCACTGAGTTCTAAGGAAAACACAGGAGCATTTTTCGAACCTTCTATACGtaatttcatttcaaatgaGAATGTACAAGGGAGGATTCAGTTTCTGTCACCATCTGAAAGAGACAGAATTAGTGATCATGGTCTGCACTACCAGTCCATACGTCCTCCTATGGATGTAGTAGGTGGCTCATATCCACTTCCGCAGTGGAAACAAAGGCCAGTTACCTTTACGGAAAGGCTTTTGGATGATAAGTTTTATGGTTTGCCTCTCAATTCACATGGTGAGTTAATACAGTTTAGTTCAAGGGGTGGTAGTGGATTTGACCAGCTGGGGAAGTTGAATACTGTAGCTGGATCCTCCAGTAGCTTACCTGCATACAACCAGCATTTTGTTGAGAGAGAAGTTCCAAGAGACAATTTAAATTTGTTTCCAATGCAGAATTATGTTAGAGAGAATTGCAGTTCACATTTTCCAGATAGATTAGGTGTTACTTGCTTTGGAAGTGCTCAAAGACCAGATGTGCACCAGCTTGATTTTGGGAGCAGAATCAGCCACTCTTTTCATCCGCTTCATTCAGACCTGAACACATTCAGTATCTCTAGCACTAGATGCAGACAGTTTAACCAGGTACAGAATGAAAACATAGGCATAGGCGGAATGATTCCTAAGGAAACTTCATGTCCCATGTCGCTGAACATGAATCAACCAACAATGCGGTTAATGGGAAAAGATGTTGCAATTGGTAACAGTAGCAGACAAATTCATGGGTTTGAGGATGGAAAGCTTTGGATGGATAAGGAAATTATAGCTGAGCATTGTCCTTCAAGTAATGCCTTGCTGAATTCTTCATTGAAGCAGAATTTCCATCAGAATTGCTATCCACCCACAACATCAGCAAAGTTGAAAGAAACTGTATCGCAGTCCTTAGGAATTTGCAGTGAACAGGCTCCACAATCAAATTTACGGATGAAAGCTCCAGAGTTCAGGTTTCCTCACCCTTACCAGAAGTGGCAAAGTGGCTCTGGGTTTGAGCATGGCAGCCATACCGCCTCCAGAAGTCCAAGTTCTAGTTTACTTCATTTCTCTCAGTCACCAAATTCACCTGCAATGTTCAATGGGGAACACAATTTTTGTGCACCGTTCATATCTAGAACTGAATCTCTACAATCTCAACTGTTTGGTTCTCAGCTACCTGTATTATCTACTCCGCAGATTACCTATGAGCATGGGATTTTAAGACCTGCTGAAACCAGTTGCAAGCAGCATCCGCCTCATTTTAGAAAATCAGCATTTGACTTCCCTTTCCTAAATCCAGAATGTAGAGAAAATGTCCAACCATCATGGTTTCAGAACTCCTCTAAGGCTGGCCTGCCCCCTTGGTTGTTGCACGCAACGCTTCAGCAAAACCCGACAATTACAGCTCCTCAGGTTTTTCCAAATACTGCTAGCAAACACCTTCATCATATCATGCCCAGAAAGAACATTTTTAATGCCCCTTCCATGCATTATTCATCTGAAGTTTCTCATTCACAAGTGAAGAGGTCACCAGTTCCTCAGACTGCGGTTCTGCCTCAGCATGTTCAAGTCATTCCAGATGAAAGTCCCAGTTCTGCCATGATAGACATGAGCTACAGGAACAGAATGAATGTCAAAGACAGAATGAAACCAAAACCTTTTGGTATCGAAGACCCTTATCCCTGTAAGAGAACCAAGAGATTAGCAGTTGATTCAACAAACCCTCCTAACATAATCGACTTAGAAGTGCAAGAAAAGTCACGTGTTGTGGCAGGATTGTCGTCAAGCGGGGACTTCATTGATGAAATGCAGTCAAATTTCAGAGCACTTGACCTTGAATCTAGTCAGAAGCAG TAA
- the LOC112185170 gene encoding uncharacterized protein LOC112185170 isoform X1, whose product MAVAFKGFSIREYAAKMRTADVFKCCPFVDDNHDDKVMSKEQAESLLPPITVTKFKLWSHELDRIKSNLQPQQETILTLTNKESAEEIPTNDHQFPAVPERHEEVEVAEKAPGSFLCPVCKDFEGASVNAVHEHVDRCLVHTSREERRPVKRGGTAKAKSKAPKKRSIAEIFAVAPPMPTVDETNEDEVSENEEDEDQQLVVCTTTKLKAKKVKKRKKEKSVVLLEENNHFNKKINKKKNKENSCKLKQKTPVNFAKKLNKKVAIDISDAVTGRAKTPNVKYLSTQKRKVAQTSKFIPKQKKPMFTTRSILKNHVLCGQNTTFYRMEGDSQENTCGFQHSRRHVKFSGKDDILGPKKNEKSSFEHNFFSDTLASSSEKDQSADSDKEAAPIEVDRRENDVSVSTDNGIEACSKPGRKENPELLDHVGLPSFLRPHITSQEKAKHLAEKPVPASKVAATPDNNLHMFSQGYLTAAREPAYAGAPRLISALEDSCIKTQGITVSRAFGSSGKMIDHFVHPIHGVSALSSKENTGAFFEPSIRNFISNENVQGRIQFLSPSERDRISDHGLHYQSIRPPMDVVGGSYPLPQWKQRPVTFTERLLDDKFYGLPLNSHGELIQFSSRGGSGFDQLGKLNTVAGSSSSLPAYNQHFVEREVPRDNLNLFPMQNYVRENCSSHFPDRLGVTCFGSAQRPDVHQLDFGSRISHSFHPLHSDLNTFSISSTRCRQFNQVQNENIGIGGMIPKETSCPMSLNMNQPTMRLMGKDVAIGNSSRQIHGFEDGKLWMDKEIIAEHCPSSNALLNSSLKQNFHQNCYPPTTSAKLKETVSQSLGICSEQAPQSNLRMKAPEFRFPHPYQKWQSGSGFEHGSHTASRSPSSSLLHFSQSPNSPAMFNGEHNFCAPFISRTESLQSQLFGSQLPVLSTPQITYEHGILRPAETSCKQHPPHFRKSAFDFPFLNPECRENVQPSWFQNSSKAGLPPWLLHATLQQNPTITAPQVFPNTASKHLHHIMPRKNIFNAPSMHYSSEVSHSQVKRSPVPQTAVLPQHVQVIPDESPSSAMIDMSYRNRMNVKDRMKPKPFGIEDPYPCKRTKRLAVDSTNPPNIIDLEVQEKSRVVAGLSSSGDFIDEMQSNFRALDLESSQKQVSVSECLLNETQKDGFESFRIESSKVDDVGRSGPIKLSAGAKHIIKPIQNVDQDNCRPIHSTIPFVAVTNRCTEPEPQKKSTKIYKF is encoded by the exons ATGGCTGTTGCGTTTAAAGGCTTCTCCATCCG GGAGTACGCGGCGAAGATGAGGACCGCGGACGTGTTCAAGTGCTGTCCCTTCGTCGACGACAATCATGATGATAAGGTTATGAGCAAAGAGCAAGCCGAGTCCTTGTTACCTCCGATCACTGTCACCAAGTTCAAGCTGTGGTCCCATGAGCTCGACCGCATCAAATCCAACCTTCAACCCCAACAGGAGACTATCCTCACCCTCACCAACAAAGAAAGCGCCGAAGAAATTCCAACCAACGATCATCAATTCCCTGCCGTGCCTGAACGACATGAGGAGGTTGAGGTGGCGGAGAAAGCACCGGGGTCGTTTCTTTGCCCGGTTTGCAAGGATTTCGAAGGGGCGAGTGTCAATGCCGTCCACGAGCATGTCGATAGGTGTCTTGTTCACACGTCTAGGGAGGAGCGGAGGCCGGTGAAGAGAGGAGGCACCGCCAAGGCGAAGTCCAAGGCCCCCAAGAAGAGATCCATCGCCGAGATTTTCGCTGTGGCGCCGCCGATGCCAACCGTTGATGAGACGAATGAAGATGAAGTTAGTGAGAACGAAGAAGACGAAGATCAACAGCTTGTTGTTTGTACTACTACAAAACTAAAGGCGAAGAAGgttaagaaaagaaagaaagagaagagtgtAGTACTCTTGGAAGAGAACAACCATTTCAACAAGAAGAttaacaagaagaaaaacaag GAAAATTCTTGCAAACTCAAACAGAAAACTCCAGTCAATTTTGCCAAAAAACTGAATAAGAAGGTTGCAATAGATATTTCTGATGCTGTGACTGGCCGTGCAAAGACACCAAATGTGAAATATTTATCTACACAGAAGAGAAAAGTAGCTCAAACATCCAAATTTATTCCTAAGCAGAAAAAGCCAATGTTTACCACTCGCAGTATTCTCAAGAATCATGTTCTTTGTGGGCAGAACACTACATTTTACAGAATGGAAGGTGATAGTCAAGAAAATACTTGTGGTTTTCAACATTCAAGAAGGCATGTCAAGTTTTCTGGCAAGGATGACATACTTGGtccaaaaaagaatgaaaaatctTCATTTGAGCATAACTTTTTTTCTGATACATTAGCTAGTTCATCAGAGAAGGATCAGTCTGCTGACAGTGATAAAGAAGCAGCCCCAATTGAGGTTGACAGAAGAGAAAACGACGTTTCTGTCAGCACAGATAATGGCATTGAGGCTTGCAGTAAACCTGGAAGGAAAGAAAATCCTGAACTTCTTGATCACGTTGGTTTACCAAGTTTTCTTAGGCCACATATAACTAGTCAAGAAAAAGCAAAGCATTTGGCAGAGAAACCTGTACCAGCAAGTAAAGTTGCTGCAACTCCAGATAATAATTTGCACATGTTCAGTCAAGGCTACCTGACCGCTGCACGTGAACCTGCATATGCTGGCGCTCCTAGGCTGATATCTGCTCTAGAAGATTCCTGCATAAAAACTCAAGGAATTACGGTTTCCAGAGCTTTTGGTTCCAGCGGCAAGATGATCGATCATTTTGTACATCCTATCCATGGAGTTTCTGCACTGAGTTCTAAGGAAAACACAGGAGCATTTTTCGAACCTTCTATACGtaatttcatttcaaatgaGAATGTACAAGGGAGGATTCAGTTTCTGTCACCATCTGAAAGAGACAGAATTAGTGATCATGGTCTGCACTACCAGTCCATACGTCCTCCTATGGATGTAGTAGGTGGCTCATATCCACTTCCGCAGTGGAAACAAAGGCCAGTTACCTTTACGGAAAGGCTTTTGGATGATAAGTTTTATGGTTTGCCTCTCAATTCACATGGTGAGTTAATACAGTTTAGTTCAAGGGGTGGTAGTGGATTTGACCAGCTGGGGAAGTTGAATACTGTAGCTGGATCCTCCAGTAGCTTACCTGCATACAACCAGCATTTTGTTGAGAGAGAAGTTCCAAGAGACAATTTAAATTTGTTTCCAATGCAGAATTATGTTAGAGAGAATTGCAGTTCACATTTTCCAGATAGATTAGGTGTTACTTGCTTTGGAAGTGCTCAAAGACCAGATGTGCACCAGCTTGATTTTGGGAGCAGAATCAGCCACTCTTTTCATCCGCTTCATTCAGACCTGAACACATTCAGTATCTCTAGCACTAGATGCAGACAGTTTAACCAGGTACAGAATGAAAACATAGGCATAGGCGGAATGATTCCTAAGGAAACTTCATGTCCCATGTCGCTGAACATGAATCAACCAACAATGCGGTTAATGGGAAAAGATGTTGCAATTGGTAACAGTAGCAGACAAATTCATGGGTTTGAGGATGGAAAGCTTTGGATGGATAAGGAAATTATAGCTGAGCATTGTCCTTCAAGTAATGCCTTGCTGAATTCTTCATTGAAGCAGAATTTCCATCAGAATTGCTATCCACCCACAACATCAGCAAAGTTGAAAGAAACTGTATCGCAGTCCTTAGGAATTTGCAGTGAACAGGCTCCACAATCAAATTTACGGATGAAAGCTCCAGAGTTCAGGTTTCCTCACCCTTACCAGAAGTGGCAAAGTGGCTCTGGGTTTGAGCATGGCAGCCATACCGCCTCCAGAAGTCCAAGTTCTAGTTTACTTCATTTCTCTCAGTCACCAAATTCACCTGCAATGTTCAATGGGGAACACAATTTTTGTGCACCGTTCATATCTAGAACTGAATCTCTACAATCTCAACTGTTTGGTTCTCAGCTACCTGTATTATCTACTCCGCAGATTACCTATGAGCATGGGATTTTAAGACCTGCTGAAACCAGTTGCAAGCAGCATCCGCCTCATTTTAGAAAATCAGCATTTGACTTCCCTTTCCTAAATCCAGAATGTAGAGAAAATGTCCAACCATCATGGTTTCAGAACTCCTCTAAGGCTGGCCTGCCCCCTTGGTTGTTGCACGCAACGCTTCAGCAAAACCCGACAATTACAGCTCCTCAGGTTTTTCCAAATACTGCTAGCAAACACCTTCATCATATCATGCCCAGAAAGAACATTTTTAATGCCCCTTCCATGCATTATTCATCTGAAGTTTCTCATTCACAAGTGAAGAGGTCACCAGTTCCTCAGACTGCGGTTCTGCCTCAGCATGTTCAAGTCATTCCAGATGAAAGTCCCAGTTCTGCCATGATAGACATGAGCTACAGGAACAGAATGAATGTCAAAGACAGAATGAAACCAAAACCTTTTGGTATCGAAGACCCTTATCCCTGTAAGAGAACCAAGAGATTAGCAGTTGATTCAACAAACCCTCCTAACATAATCGACTTAGAAGTGCAAGAAAAGTCACGTGTTGTGGCAGGATTGTCGTCAAGCGGGGACTTCATTGATGAAATGCAGTCAAATTTCAGAGCACTTGACCTTGAATCTAGTCAGAAGCAGGTAAGTGTTTCAGAGTGCCTCCTAAATGAAACTCAAAAGGATGGATTTGAAAGTTTCCGCATTGAGTCTTCCAAAGTGGATGATGTAGGAAGATCAGGTCCCATTAAACTATCTGCAGGAGCTAAACATATCATAAAACCTATTCAGAATGTGGATCAAGATAACTGCAGGCCAATTCATTCAACTATCCCTTTTGTTGCAGTAACAAATCGTTGTACAGAACCAGAACCTCAGAAGAAATCAACAAAGATCTACAAGTTCTAA
- the LOC112185170 gene encoding uncharacterized protein LOC112185170 isoform X2 produces the protein MAVAFKGFSIREYAAKMRTADVFKCCPFVDDNHDDKVMSKEQAESLLPPITVTKFKLWSHELDRIKSNLQPQQETILTLTNKESAEEIPTNDHQFPAVPERHEEVEVAEKAPGSFLCPVCKDFEGASVNAVHEHVDRCLVHTSREERRPVKRGGTAKAKSKAPKKRSIAEIFAVAPPMPTVDETNEDEVSENEEDEDQQLVVCTTTKLKAKKVKKRKKEKSVVLLEENNHFNKKINKKKNKENSCKLKQKTPVNFAKKLNKKVAIDISDAVTGRAKTPNVKYLSTQKRKVAQTSKFIPKQKKPMFTTRSILKNHVLCGQNTTFYRMEGDSQENTCGFQHSRRHVKFSGKDDILGPKKNEKSSFEHNFFSDTLASSSEKDQSADSDKEAAPIEVDRRENDVSVSTDNGIEACSKPGRKENPELLDHVGLPSFLRPHITSQEKAKHLAEKPVPASKVAATPDNNLHMFSQGYLTAAREPAYAGAPRLISALEDSCIKTQGITVSRAFGSSGKMIDHFVHPIHGVSALSSKENTGAFFEPSIRNFISNENVQGRIQFLSPSERDRISDHGLHYQSIRPPMDVVGGSYPLPQWKQRPVTFTERLLDDKFYGLPLNSHGELIQFSSRGGSGFDQLGKLNTVAGSSSSLPAYNQHFVEREVPRDNLNLFPMQNYVRENCSSHFPDRLGVTCFGSAQRPDVHQLDFGSRISHSFHPLHSDLNTFSISSTRCRQFNQVQNENIGIGGMIPKETSCPMSLNMNQPTMRLMGKDVAIGNSSRQIHGFEDGKLWMDKEIIAEHCPSSNALLNSSLKQNFHQNCYPPTTSAKLKETVSQSLGICSEQAPQSNLRMKAPEFRFPHPYQKWQSGSGFEHGSHTASRSPSSSLLHFSQSPNSPAMFNGEHNFCAPFISRTESLQSQLFGSQLPVLSTPQITYEHGILRPAETSCKQHPPHFRKSAFDFPFLNPECRENVQPSWFQNSSKAGLPPWLLHATLQQNPTITAPQVFPNTASKHLHHIMPRKNIFNAPSMHYSSEVSHSQVKRSPVPQTAVLPQHVQVIPDESPSSAMIDMSYRNRMNVKDRMKPKPFGIEDPYPCKRTKRLAVDSTNPPNIIDLEVQEKSRVVAGLSSSGDFIDEMQSNFRALDLESSQKQEDQVPLNYLQELNIS, from the exons ATGGCTGTTGCGTTTAAAGGCTTCTCCATCCG GGAGTACGCGGCGAAGATGAGGACCGCGGACGTGTTCAAGTGCTGTCCCTTCGTCGACGACAATCATGATGATAAGGTTATGAGCAAAGAGCAAGCCGAGTCCTTGTTACCTCCGATCACTGTCACCAAGTTCAAGCTGTGGTCCCATGAGCTCGACCGCATCAAATCCAACCTTCAACCCCAACAGGAGACTATCCTCACCCTCACCAACAAAGAAAGCGCCGAAGAAATTCCAACCAACGATCATCAATTCCCTGCCGTGCCTGAACGACATGAGGAGGTTGAGGTGGCGGAGAAAGCACCGGGGTCGTTTCTTTGCCCGGTTTGCAAGGATTTCGAAGGGGCGAGTGTCAATGCCGTCCACGAGCATGTCGATAGGTGTCTTGTTCACACGTCTAGGGAGGAGCGGAGGCCGGTGAAGAGAGGAGGCACCGCCAAGGCGAAGTCCAAGGCCCCCAAGAAGAGATCCATCGCCGAGATTTTCGCTGTGGCGCCGCCGATGCCAACCGTTGATGAGACGAATGAAGATGAAGTTAGTGAGAACGAAGAAGACGAAGATCAACAGCTTGTTGTTTGTACTACTACAAAACTAAAGGCGAAGAAGgttaagaaaagaaagaaagagaagagtgtAGTACTCTTGGAAGAGAACAACCATTTCAACAAGAAGAttaacaagaagaaaaacaag GAAAATTCTTGCAAACTCAAACAGAAAACTCCAGTCAATTTTGCCAAAAAACTGAATAAGAAGGTTGCAATAGATATTTCTGATGCTGTGACTGGCCGTGCAAAGACACCAAATGTGAAATATTTATCTACACAGAAGAGAAAAGTAGCTCAAACATCCAAATTTATTCCTAAGCAGAAAAAGCCAATGTTTACCACTCGCAGTATTCTCAAGAATCATGTTCTTTGTGGGCAGAACACTACATTTTACAGAATGGAAGGTGATAGTCAAGAAAATACTTGTGGTTTTCAACATTCAAGAAGGCATGTCAAGTTTTCTGGCAAGGATGACATACTTGGtccaaaaaagaatgaaaaatctTCATTTGAGCATAACTTTTTTTCTGATACATTAGCTAGTTCATCAGAGAAGGATCAGTCTGCTGACAGTGATAAAGAAGCAGCCCCAATTGAGGTTGACAGAAGAGAAAACGACGTTTCTGTCAGCACAGATAATGGCATTGAGGCTTGCAGTAAACCTGGAAGGAAAGAAAATCCTGAACTTCTTGATCACGTTGGTTTACCAAGTTTTCTTAGGCCACATATAACTAGTCAAGAAAAAGCAAAGCATTTGGCAGAGAAACCTGTACCAGCAAGTAAAGTTGCTGCAACTCCAGATAATAATTTGCACATGTTCAGTCAAGGCTACCTGACCGCTGCACGTGAACCTGCATATGCTGGCGCTCCTAGGCTGATATCTGCTCTAGAAGATTCCTGCATAAAAACTCAAGGAATTACGGTTTCCAGAGCTTTTGGTTCCAGCGGCAAGATGATCGATCATTTTGTACATCCTATCCATGGAGTTTCTGCACTGAGTTCTAAGGAAAACACAGGAGCATTTTTCGAACCTTCTATACGtaatttcatttcaaatgaGAATGTACAAGGGAGGATTCAGTTTCTGTCACCATCTGAAAGAGACAGAATTAGTGATCATGGTCTGCACTACCAGTCCATACGTCCTCCTATGGATGTAGTAGGTGGCTCATATCCACTTCCGCAGTGGAAACAAAGGCCAGTTACCTTTACGGAAAGGCTTTTGGATGATAAGTTTTATGGTTTGCCTCTCAATTCACATGGTGAGTTAATACAGTTTAGTTCAAGGGGTGGTAGTGGATTTGACCAGCTGGGGAAGTTGAATACTGTAGCTGGATCCTCCAGTAGCTTACCTGCATACAACCAGCATTTTGTTGAGAGAGAAGTTCCAAGAGACAATTTAAATTTGTTTCCAATGCAGAATTATGTTAGAGAGAATTGCAGTTCACATTTTCCAGATAGATTAGGTGTTACTTGCTTTGGAAGTGCTCAAAGACCAGATGTGCACCAGCTTGATTTTGGGAGCAGAATCAGCCACTCTTTTCATCCGCTTCATTCAGACCTGAACACATTCAGTATCTCTAGCACTAGATGCAGACAGTTTAACCAGGTACAGAATGAAAACATAGGCATAGGCGGAATGATTCCTAAGGAAACTTCATGTCCCATGTCGCTGAACATGAATCAACCAACAATGCGGTTAATGGGAAAAGATGTTGCAATTGGTAACAGTAGCAGACAAATTCATGGGTTTGAGGATGGAAAGCTTTGGATGGATAAGGAAATTATAGCTGAGCATTGTCCTTCAAGTAATGCCTTGCTGAATTCTTCATTGAAGCAGAATTTCCATCAGAATTGCTATCCACCCACAACATCAGCAAAGTTGAAAGAAACTGTATCGCAGTCCTTAGGAATTTGCAGTGAACAGGCTCCACAATCAAATTTACGGATGAAAGCTCCAGAGTTCAGGTTTCCTCACCCTTACCAGAAGTGGCAAAGTGGCTCTGGGTTTGAGCATGGCAGCCATACCGCCTCCAGAAGTCCAAGTTCTAGTTTACTTCATTTCTCTCAGTCACCAAATTCACCTGCAATGTTCAATGGGGAACACAATTTTTGTGCACCGTTCATATCTAGAACTGAATCTCTACAATCTCAACTGTTTGGTTCTCAGCTACCTGTATTATCTACTCCGCAGATTACCTATGAGCATGGGATTTTAAGACCTGCTGAAACCAGTTGCAAGCAGCATCCGCCTCATTTTAGAAAATCAGCATTTGACTTCCCTTTCCTAAATCCAGAATGTAGAGAAAATGTCCAACCATCATGGTTTCAGAACTCCTCTAAGGCTGGCCTGCCCCCTTGGTTGTTGCACGCAACGCTTCAGCAAAACCCGACAATTACAGCTCCTCAGGTTTTTCCAAATACTGCTAGCAAACACCTTCATCATATCATGCCCAGAAAGAACATTTTTAATGCCCCTTCCATGCATTATTCATCTGAAGTTTCTCATTCACAAGTGAAGAGGTCACCAGTTCCTCAGACTGCGGTTCTGCCTCAGCATGTTCAAGTCATTCCAGATGAAAGTCCCAGTTCTGCCATGATAGACATGAGCTACAGGAACAGAATGAATGTCAAAGACAGAATGAAACCAAAACCTTTTGGTATCGAAGACCCTTATCCCTGTAAGAGAACCAAGAGATTAGCAGTTGATTCAACAAACCCTCCTAACATAATCGACTTAGAAGTGCAAGAAAAGTCACGTGTTGTGGCAGGATTGTCGTCAAGCGGGGACTTCATTGATGAAATGCAGTCAAATTTCAGAGCACTTGACCTTGAATCTAGTCAGAAGCAG GAAGATCAGGTCCCATTAAACTATCTGCAGGAGCTAAACATATCATAA